In one window of Pseudomonas sp. IAC-BECa141 DNA:
- the fnr gene encoding fumarate/nitrate reduction transcriptional regulator Fnr, whose translation MSEPVKLRAHNQANCKDCSLAPLCLPLSLNLEDMDALDEIVKRGRPLKKGEFLFRQGDTFDSVYAVRSGALKTFSLSDTGEEQLTGFHLPSELVGLSGMDTEKHPVSAQALETTSVCEIPFERLDELALQLPQLRRQLMRVMSREIRDDQQMMLLLSKKTADERIATFLVNLSARFRARGFSANQFRLSMSRNEIGNYLGLAVETVSRVFTRFQQNELIAAEGKEIHILDPIQLCALAGGSLEV comes from the coding sequence ATGTCCGAGCCAGTTAAACTGCGCGCTCACAACCAGGCTAATTGCAAGGATTGCAGCCTGGCCCCTCTCTGCCTGCCACTTTCGCTGAATCTGGAAGACATGGATGCGCTGGACGAAATCGTTAAACGTGGCCGCCCGCTGAAAAAGGGTGAGTTCCTGTTCCGTCAGGGCGACACCTTCGATTCCGTTTATGCAGTACGCTCCGGCGCCCTGAAGACCTTCAGCCTGAGCGACACCGGCGAAGAACAACTGACCGGTTTCCACCTGCCGAGCGAACTGGTCGGGCTGTCCGGCATGGACACCGAGAAACACCCGGTTTCCGCCCAGGCGCTGGAAACCACTTCGGTTTGCGAAATTCCCTTCGAACGCCTCGACGAACTGGCCCTGCAATTGCCGCAGCTGCGCCGTCAGTTGATGCGCGTGATGAGCCGCGAAATCCGCGATGACCAGCAAATGATGTTGCTGCTGTCGAAGAAAACCGCCGACGAGCGCATCGCCACGTTCCTGGTCAACCTGTCGGCGCGTTTCCGCGCTCGCGGCTTCTCGGCCAACCAGTTCCGCCTGAGCATGTCCCGCAATGAAATCGGCAACTACCTGGGGCTGGCGGTGGAAACCGTGTCCCGGGTCTTCACCCGCTTCCAGCAGAACGAACTGATCGCAGCCGAGGGCAAGGAAATCCATATCCTCGACCCGATCCAGCTCTGCGCCCTGGCCGGCGGCTCGCTCGAAGTCTGA
- the ccoS gene encoding cbb3-type cytochrome oxidase assembly protein CcoS yields MPALYVMIPAALLIVAIAVYIFFWAVDSGQYDDLDGPAHSILFDDQDPNHTAAVDEANPAKPDDKAPPHA; encoded by the coding sequence ATGCCAGCTCTCTACGTGATGATTCCGGCCGCGCTGCTGATCGTGGCCATCGCCGTCTACATCTTTTTCTGGGCGGTGGACAGCGGCCAGTACGACGACCTCGACGGCCCGGCCCACAGCATCCTGTTCGACGATCAGGATCCGAACCATACCGCCGCTGTGGACGAAGCCAACCCCGCGAAACCGGACGACAAGGCGCCACCCCATGCTTGA
- a CDS encoding FixH family protein, whose product MPAANSASPWYKHLWPWIIIGILACSVTLTLSMVTIAVNNPDNLVNDNYYEAGKGINRSLDRELLAQTLKMRAAVHLDDVTGEVDLRLSGDSQPKTLELNLISPTQPEKDRKIVLARSETEQGRYIGQLSDKIEGRRFVELLGTQDDHVWRMFEEELVSHDKDLLLGDEPLQGAEDLKH is encoded by the coding sequence ATGCCCGCAGCAAACTCCGCAAGTCCCTGGTACAAGCACCTTTGGCCATGGATCATCATCGGGATTCTGGCCTGTTCGGTGACCCTGACGCTGTCCATGGTGACCATTGCGGTGAACAACCCGGACAACCTGGTCAACGATAACTACTACGAGGCCGGCAAAGGCATCAACCGTTCACTGGATCGCGAACTGCTGGCGCAGACCTTGAAGATGCGCGCTGCCGTGCATCTGGATGATGTCACCGGCGAAGTCGATCTGCGCCTGAGCGGCGACAGCCAGCCGAAAACCCTGGAACTGAACCTGATCTCGCCGACTCAACCGGAGAAGGATCGCAAGATTGTCCTGGCCCGTAGCGAGACCGAACAGGGCCGGTACATCGGCCAGTTGAGCGACAAGATCGAAGGCCGGCGTTTTGTTGAATTGCTGGGCACCCAGGACGATCACGTGTGGCGGATGTTCGAGGAAGAGCTGGTCAGCCATGACAAGGATTTGTTGCTCGGTGATGAGCCGTTGCAGGGCGCTGAAGACCTGAAGCACTAA
- the recR gene encoding recombination mediator RecR, with protein MSFSPLIRQLIDALRTLPGVGQKTAQRMALQLLERDRSGGTRLAQALSQAMEGVGHCRQCRTLTEDDLCPQCADTRRDDTLLCVVEGPMDVYAVEQTGFRGRYFVLKGHLSPLDGLGPEAIGIPQLMARIEEAGTFTEVILATNPTVEGEATAHYIAQLLQSKGLIASRIAHGVPLGGELELVDGGTLAHSFAGRKPISL; from the coding sequence ATGAGCTTCAGCCCTTTGATTCGCCAACTGATCGACGCCCTGCGAACTTTGCCGGGCGTGGGTCAGAAAACTGCCCAGCGTATGGCGTTGCAGTTGCTCGAGCGTGACCGCAGCGGCGGCACGCGCCTGGCCCAGGCCCTGAGCCAGGCCATGGAGGGGGTCGGACACTGCCGTCAGTGCCGCACGCTGACCGAAGACGATCTGTGCCCGCAATGCGCCGACACCCGCCGCGACGACACGCTGTTGTGCGTGGTGGAAGGGCCGATGGATGTCTACGCGGTCGAGCAGACCGGGTTCCGCGGTCGCTACTTCGTGCTCAAGGGGCACCTGTCGCCGCTGGACGGCCTGGGCCCGGAAGCCATCGGCATCCCGCAATTGATGGCGCGGATCGAAGAGGCGGGCACCTTCACCGAAGTCATCCTCGCCACCAACCCGACCGTGGAAGGTGAAGCAACCGCCCACTACATTGCTCAGTTGCTGCAGAGCAAAGGCCTGATCGCCTCGCGCATCGCTCACGGCGTACCGTTGGGTGGCGAACTGGAACTGGTGGACGGCGGCACGCTGGCTCACTCGTTTGCAGGGCGCAAGCCGATTTCCCTCTGA
- the hemN gene encoding oxygen-independent coproporphyrinogen III oxidase, producing the protein MLDAIRWDTDLIRRYDLAGPRYTSYPTAVQFHSQVGTFDLFHALRDSRKALRPLSLYVHVPFCANICYYCACNKVITKDRGRALPYLQRLEQEIQLIACHLDPAQKVEQLHFGGTPTFLSHDELRQLMAHLRKHFNLLDDDSGDYGIEIDPREADWSTMGLLRELGFNRVSIGLQDLDPAVQRAVNRLQSLEETRAVIDAARTLQFRSINIDLIYGLPKQTPDNFARTVEEVISLQPDRLSVFNYAHLPERFMPQRRINGNELPSPAQKLEMLQRTIEQLTAAGYRYIGMDHFALPDDELAIAQEESTLQRNFQGYTTHGHCDLIGLGVSAISQIGDLYCQNSSDLNHYQNTLAGAQLATSRGLVCNADDRLRRAVIQQLICNFSLDFAEIERSFNIDFQGYFGALWPQLQGMAQDGLIELDRERITVLPAGRLLVRSVCMVFDAYLEQQNRQRFSRVI; encoded by the coding sequence ATGCTCGACGCCATTCGTTGGGACACCGATTTGATCCGCCGCTACGACCTGGCGGGGCCGCGCTACACCTCGTACCCGACGGCCGTACAATTTCACAGTCAGGTCGGCACCTTCGACCTGTTCCACGCCCTGCGCGACAGCCGCAAGGCCCTGCGCCCGTTGTCGCTGTACGTGCACGTACCGTTCTGCGCGAACATTTGCTACTACTGCGCCTGCAACAAGGTCATCACCAAAGATCGCGGCCGCGCGCTGCCGTATCTGCAACGGCTCGAGCAGGAAATCCAGCTGATCGCCTGCCACCTCGACCCCGCACAGAAAGTCGAGCAACTGCACTTCGGCGGCACGCCGACCTTTCTCAGCCACGACGAACTGCGCCAGTTGATGGCGCACCTGCGCAAGCACTTCAATCTGCTGGACGATGATTCCGGCGACTACGGCATCGAGATTGACCCGCGCGAAGCCGACTGGTCGACCATGGGCCTGCTGCGCGAATTAGGCTTCAACCGGGTCAGTATCGGCCTGCAAGACCTCGACCCGGCGGTACAACGGGCGGTCAATCGCCTGCAAAGCCTGGAAGAAACCCGCGCGGTGATCGACGCAGCGCGGACTCTGCAATTTCGCTCGATCAACATCGACCTGATCTACGGCCTGCCCAAACAGACCCCGGACAATTTCGCCCGCACCGTCGAGGAAGTCATCAGCCTGCAACCGGACCGGCTCTCGGTGTTCAACTACGCGCACCTGCCGGAACGCTTCATGCCACAGCGGCGGATCAACGGCAACGAACTGCCAAGCCCGGCGCAGAAACTGGAAATGCTGCAACGCACCATCGAACAACTGACCGCCGCCGGCTATCGCTACATCGGCATGGACCACTTCGCCCTGCCCGACGATGAACTGGCGATTGCTCAGGAAGAATCGACCCTGCAGCGCAACTTCCAGGGCTACACCACTCACGGTCATTGCGACCTGATCGGGCTTGGCGTGTCGGCCATCAGCCAGATCGGCGACCTGTACTGCCAGAACAGCAGCGACCTCAATCACTACCAGAACACCCTCGCCGGCGCGCAACTGGCCACCAGTCGTGGTCTGGTGTGTAACGCTGACGATCGCCTGCGTCGTGCAGTGATCCAGCAACTGATCTGCAATTTCAGCCTGGATTTCGCCGAGATCGAACGCAGCTTCAACATCGATTTTCAGGGTTATTTCGGCGCGCTCTGGCCGCAATTGCAGGGCATGGCGCAGGACGGGCTGATCGAACTGGATCGCGAGCGCATCACCGTGCTGCCGGCCGGTCGCCTGCTGGTACGTTCGGTGTGCATGGTGTTCGACGCCTACCTGGAACAGCAAAACCGCCAGCGTTTCTCGCGGGTGATCTAG
- a CDS encoding heavy metal translocating P-type ATPase, producing MTIPVPCYHCALPAPSGSRFTAVVLGESREFCCPGCQAVAEAIVAGGLESYYQHRSEASANPEALPVQLVDELELYDRADVQQPFVRHEGELAETTLLMEGISCAACGWLIEKHLRTLPAVAEARLNLSNHRLHVRWADAQLPLSQILSELRHIGYAAHPYQADRASEQLASENRLALRQLGVAGLLWFQAMMATMATWPEFNIDLSPELHTILRWVALFLTTPIVFYSCAPFFKGAMRDLRTRHLTMDVSVSLAIGAAYVAGIWTSITGVGELYFDAVGMFALFLLAGRYLERRARERTAAATAQLVNLLPASCLRLDDAGQSERILLSELRLGDRVLVQPGSVLPADGKILDGQSSIDESVLTGEYLPQPRAIGDAVTAGTLNVEGALIVEVQALGQDTRLSAIVRLLDRAQAEKPRLAEIADRAAQWFLLLSLIAAAAIGLLWWELDSSRAFWIVLAMLVATCPCALSLATPTALTAATGTLHKLGLLLTRGHVLEGLNQIDTVIFDKTGTLTEGRLVLRSIRPLGALDSDQCLSLAAALENRSEHPIARAFGRAPLAAEDVHSTPGLGLEGSVDEQRLRIGQAAFVCDLSGAPVPSMPKEPGQWLLLGDRQGPLAWFALDDRLRDDAPALLAACKARGWRTLLLSGDSSPMVASVAAELGIDEARGGLRPDDKLQVLQQLHKDGRKVLMLGDGVNDVPVLAAADISVAMGSATDLAKTSADAVLLSNRLDALVQAFTLARRTRRVIIENLLWAALYNGLMLPFAALGWITPVWAAVGMSISSLTVVLNALRLTRLPSAPAVNATSETRPLPA from the coding sequence ATGACCATTCCAGTCCCCTGCTACCACTGCGCCCTGCCCGCCCCGTCCGGCAGCCGCTTCACCGCCGTCGTGCTCGGGGAATCCCGCGAGTTCTGCTGCCCCGGCTGTCAGGCGGTGGCCGAAGCCATCGTCGCCGGTGGCCTGGAAAGCTATTACCAGCATCGCAGCGAAGCCTCGGCCAACCCCGAAGCGCTGCCGGTGCAACTGGTCGATGAGCTTGAGTTGTACGACCGCGCCGACGTGCAACAACCCTTCGTGCGCCACGAAGGTGAACTGGCCGAAACCACGCTGCTGATGGAAGGCATCAGTTGCGCCGCGTGCGGCTGGCTGATCGAGAAACACCTGCGCACGCTGCCCGCCGTGGCCGAGGCGCGATTGAACCTGTCCAATCATCGCCTGCATGTGCGCTGGGCTGACGCTCAGTTGCCGCTGAGCCAGATCCTCAGTGAACTGCGCCACATTGGCTATGCCGCACACCCGTATCAGGCCGACCGCGCGAGCGAACAACTGGCCAGCGAAAACCGCCTCGCCCTGCGCCAACTCGGCGTCGCCGGCCTGCTGTGGTTCCAGGCGATGATGGCGACCATGGCTACCTGGCCGGAATTCAACATCGATCTCAGCCCGGAGCTGCACACCATCCTGCGCTGGGTCGCGCTGTTCCTCACCACGCCGATTGTGTTCTACAGCTGCGCGCCGTTTTTCAAGGGCGCCATGCGTGACCTGCGCACCCGTCACCTGACCATGGACGTCTCGGTGTCGCTGGCGATCGGCGCGGCGTATGTCGCCGGGATCTGGACCTCGATCACCGGGGTCGGCGAACTGTATTTCGACGCGGTGGGCATGTTTGCGCTGTTCCTGCTTGCCGGGCGCTACCTCGAACGCCGCGCCCGCGAGCGCACCGCCGCTGCCACCGCGCAACTGGTCAATCTGTTGCCCGCCTCGTGTCTGCGTCTCGACGATGCCGGCCAGAGTGAACGCATCCTGCTCAGCGAATTGCGCCTCGGTGATCGGGTGCTGGTGCAGCCCGGCTCGGTGCTGCCGGCGGACGGCAAGATCCTCGATGGCCAGTCGAGCATCGACGAATCGGTGCTGACCGGCGAATACCTGCCGCAGCCGCGCGCCATAGGCGATGCTGTCACCGCCGGCACGCTGAACGTGGAAGGCGCGCTGATCGTCGAGGTGCAGGCTCTGGGCCAGGACACACGACTGTCGGCCATCGTCCGCCTGCTGGATCGCGCCCAGGCAGAAAAACCACGGCTGGCGGAAATCGCCGACCGCGCTGCGCAGTGGTTTTTGTTGTTGTCGCTGATCGCGGCGGCCGCCATTGGCCTGCTGTGGTGGGAGCTGGATTCGTCGCGAGCATTCTGGATCGTCCTCGCCATGCTGGTGGCGACCTGCCCGTGCGCGCTGTCGCTGGCGACGCCAACCGCCCTCACCGCCGCCACCGGCACCCTGCACAAACTCGGCCTGCTACTGACGCGCGGCCATGTGCTGGAAGGGCTGAACCAGATCGACACGGTGATTTTCGACAAGACCGGCACCCTCACCGAAGGCCGACTGGTGCTGCGTTCGATCCGACCGCTTGGCGCCCTCGACAGCGATCAATGCCTGAGCCTCGCCGCCGCCCTGGAAAACCGTTCGGAACACCCGATTGCCCGCGCCTTCGGTCGCGCGCCATTGGCTGCCGAAGACGTCCACAGCACGCCTGGCCTGGGGCTTGAAGGGTCGGTCGATGAGCAGCGTTTGCGCATCGGTCAAGCGGCGTTTGTGTGTGATCTCAGCGGCGCGCCGGTGCCTTCGATGCCGAAGGAACCGGGTCAATGGCTACTGCTCGGTGACCGTCAGGGGCCGCTGGCCTGGTTCGCCCTCGACGACCGTCTGCGCGATGACGCCCCGGCCCTGCTCGCCGCATGCAAGGCGCGCGGCTGGCGCACGCTGCTGCTGTCGGGCGACAGTTCGCCGATGGTCGCCAGCGTCGCCGCCGAACTGGGCATCGATGAGGCGCGCGGCGGTCTGCGCCCGGACGATAAGTTGCAAGTGCTGCAACAACTGCACAAGGACGGCCGCAAGGTGTTGATGCTCGGTGACGGGGTCAACGATGTGCCGGTACTGGCCGCCGCCGACATCAGCGTGGCCATGGGCTCGGCCACCGATCTTGCGAAAACCAGCGCCGACGCAGTGTTGCTGTCCAACCGTCTCGACGCACTGGTGCAAGCCTTCACGCTGGCCCGCCGCACCCGCCGGGTGATCATCGAGAACCTGTTGTGGGCCGCGCTGTACAATGGCCTCATGTTGCCGTTCGCCGCCCTCGGCTGGATCACTCCGGTGTGGGCCGCCGTCGGCATGTCGATCAGTTCGCTGACCGTGGTGCTCAACGCCCTGCGCCTGACTCGCCTGCCGAGCGCGCCGGCCGTCAACGCCACGTCAGAAACCCGCCCGCTGCCGGCCTGA
- a CDS encoding adenine phosphoribosyltransferase, with amino-acid sequence MVFDSFDIKSLIRPVIDFPKPGVIFRDITPLFQSPKALRLVMDSFAHRYVEADFTHIGAMDARGFLIGSVLAYQLNKPLVLFRKQGKLPADVLAEGYATEYGEAFLEVHADSLCEGDSVVMFDDLIATGGTLIAAANLIRRMGARVHEAAAIIDLPELGGSQRLEDMGIATFCLTQFALTDK; translated from the coding sequence ATGGTCTTCGACTCCTTCGACATCAAATCCCTGATCCGCCCCGTGATCGACTTCCCGAAACCGGGTGTGATCTTTCGCGACATCACCCCGCTGTTCCAGTCGCCCAAGGCCCTGCGCCTGGTGATGGACAGCTTCGCCCACCGCTATGTGGAAGCCGACTTCACCCACATCGGCGCGATGGACGCTCGCGGTTTCCTGATCGGGTCGGTGCTGGCCTATCAGCTGAACAAGCCGCTGGTGCTGTTTCGCAAGCAAGGAAAACTGCCGGCGGATGTGCTGGCCGAAGGCTACGCAACCGAGTACGGCGAAGCGTTCCTCGAAGTGCACGCCGACAGCCTGTGTGAAGGCGATTCGGTGGTGATGTTCGATGACCTGATCGCCACCGGCGGCACGCTGATCGCAGCGGCCAACCTGATCCGCCGCATGGGCGCCCGTGTTCACGAAGCGGCGGCGATCATTGATCTGCCGGAGCTGGGTGGTTCGCAGCGTCTTGAGGACATGGGGATTGCGACGTTCTGCCTGACGCAGTTTGCGTTGACTGACAAGTAA
- a CDS encoding acyl-CoA dehydrogenase family protein gives MPAFQEYFDPSHQLVRDSVRRFVEREILPDIDTWEEAESFPRELYLKAGAAGILGIGYPEALGGSHEGDLFAKIAASEELMRCGSGGLVAGLGSLDIGLPPIVKWARPEVRDRVVPQVLSGEKISALAVTEPGGGSDVANLQTRAVRDGDHYRVSGSKTFITSGVRADYYTVAVRTGAPGFAGISLLLIEKGTPGFTVGRQLKKMGWWASDTAELFFDDCPVPVGNLIGAQNMGFACIMGNFQSERLALALMANMTAQLALEESLKWAKERQAFGKPIGKFQVIKHRLAEMATALEVSREFTYRQAAKMAAGQSVIKEISMAKNFATDTSDRITNEAVQILGGLGYMRESLVERLYRDNRILSIGGGTREVMNEIISKQMGL, from the coding sequence ATGCCCGCCTTCCAGGAATACTTCGACCCCAGCCACCAATTGGTCCGCGACAGCGTCAGACGTTTCGTCGAGCGCGAGATCCTGCCGGACATCGATACGTGGGAAGAAGCCGAAAGCTTCCCCCGTGAGCTTTACCTCAAGGCCGGTGCGGCCGGCATCCTCGGCATCGGTTACCCCGAAGCGCTGGGTGGCAGTCACGAAGGAGATCTGTTCGCCAAGATCGCCGCCAGCGAAGAACTGATGCGTTGTGGTTCCGGCGGGCTTGTAGCCGGGCTCGGTTCGCTTGATATCGGTTTGCCGCCGATCGTCAAATGGGCCCGGCCCGAAGTCCGTGACCGGGTCGTCCCTCAAGTGCTCAGCGGCGAGAAGATCAGCGCCCTGGCAGTGACCGAGCCGGGCGGCGGCTCCGACGTCGCCAACCTGCAGACCCGCGCCGTGCGCGATGGCGATCATTACCGGGTCAGCGGCAGCAAAACCTTTATCACCAGTGGCGTGCGCGCCGATTACTACACCGTCGCGGTGCGCACCGGTGCGCCCGGTTTTGCCGGCATCAGCCTGCTATTGATCGAGAAGGGCACACCCGGTTTCACTGTTGGCCGGCAACTGAAGAAAATGGGCTGGTGGGCGTCGGACACCGCTGAATTGTTCTTCGACGATTGCCCGGTGCCGGTGGGCAATCTGATCGGCGCGCAGAACATGGGGTTTGCCTGCATCATGGGCAACTTTCAGAGCGAGCGTCTGGCGTTGGCCTTGATGGCCAACATGACCGCGCAACTGGCGCTGGAAGAGAGTCTGAAATGGGCGAAGGAGCGGCAGGCGTTCGGCAAGCCCATCGGCAAGTTCCAGGTGATCAAGCATCGCCTTGCGGAAATGGCCACGGCGCTGGAAGTCTCGCGGGAGTTCACCTACCGGCAGGCGGCGAAGATGGCGGCGGGGCAGAGCGTGATCAAGGAAATCTCCATGGCCAAGAACTTTGCCACGGACACTTCGGATCGCATTACCAACGAGGCGGTGCAGATTCTTGGCGGGCTGGGTTATATGCGCGAAAGCCTGGTGGAGCGGCTGTACCGGGATAACCGCATTCTGTCGATTGGCGGCGGGACGCGGGAAGTGATGAACGAGATCATCAGCAAGCAGATGGGACTGTAA
- the ccoG gene encoding cytochrome c oxidase accessory protein CcoG — MSNQIPVHDVTPPDKNANNSVDLYAAREKIYTRAFTGLFRNLRMMGGTALFLLYFGTVWLNWGGHQAVWWNLPERKFFIFGATFWPQDFILLSGLLIIAAFGLFFITVYAGRVWCGYTCPQSVWTWIFMWCEKVTEGDRNQRIKLDKAPMSANKFLRKFAKHAMWLLIGFVTGMTFVGYFSPIRELVFDFFTGQADGWSYFWVGFFTLATYGNAGWLREQVCIYMCPYARFQSVMFDKDTLIVSYDPRRGESRGPRKKGVDYKALGLGDCIDCTMCVQVCPTGIDIRDGLQIECIGCAACIDACDSIMDKMDYPRGLISYTTEHNLSGQKTHKLRPRLIGYAVVLLAMISLLVTAFFMRSLVGFDVSKDRVLYRENAEGRIENVYSLKIMNKDQRDHTYVLEAAGLPDLRLQGKREIKVPAGEIFSMPVELSSAPEQLPSSTNEVKFILKDADDDSVHVEAKSRFIGPQNR; from the coding sequence ATGAGCAACCAGATTCCGGTACACGACGTCACGCCGCCCGACAAGAACGCGAACAACAGCGTCGATCTTTACGCCGCTCGAGAAAAAATCTACACAAGAGCTTTCACCGGCCTGTTCCGCAATCTGCGGATGATGGGCGGCACGGCGCTGTTCCTGTTGTATTTCGGTACGGTGTGGCTGAACTGGGGCGGCCATCAGGCCGTGTGGTGGAACCTGCCGGAACGCAAGTTCTTCATTTTCGGCGCCACCTTCTGGCCCCAGGATTTCATCCTGCTTTCGGGCCTGCTGATCATTGCCGCATTCGGCCTGTTCTTCATCACGGTGTATGCCGGCCGGGTCTGGTGTGGTTATACCTGCCCACAAAGCGTGTGGACGTGGATTTTCATGTGGTGCGAAAAGGTCACCGAAGGCGACCGCAACCAGCGCATCAAGCTGGACAAGGCGCCGATGAGTGCCAACAAGTTCCTGCGCAAGTTCGCCAAGCACGCCATGTGGTTGCTGATCGGTTTCGTCACCGGCATGACCTTCGTCGGCTACTTCTCGCCGATCCGTGAACTGGTCTTTGACTTCTTCACCGGGCAAGCCGATGGCTGGTCGTATTTCTGGGTCGGCTTCTTCACCCTCGCCACGTACGGCAACGCCGGCTGGTTGCGGGAGCAGGTGTGCATCTACATGTGTCCGTATGCGCGCTTCCAGAGCGTGATGTTCGACAAGGACACCCTGATTGTTTCCTACGACCCGCGGCGCGGCGAAAGCCGTGGCCCGCGCAAGAAAGGCGTCGACTACAAGGCCCTGGGCCTGGGCGACTGCATCGACTGCACCATGTGCGTTCAGGTCTGCCCGACCGGCATCGACATCCGCGACGGCCTGCAGATCGAGTGCATCGGTTGCGCCGCATGCATCGACGCCTGCGACAGCATCATGGACAAGATGGATTACCCGCGCGGGCTGATCAGCTACACCACCGAACACAATTTATCCGGGCAGAAGACCCATAAACTGCGCCCGCGCCTGATCGGCTACGCCGTGGTGCTGCTGGCGATGATCAGCCTGTTGGTGACCGCATTCTTCATGCGTTCGCTGGTGGGTTTCGACGTCAGCAAAGACCGCGTGCTTTACCGTGAAAACGCCGAAGGCCGGATCGAAAACGTCTACAGCCTGAAGATCATGAACAAGGATCAGCGCGACCACACTTATGTGCTGGAAGCTGCCGGCTTGCCGGATCTGCGCCTGCAAGGCAAACGCGAGATCAAGGTGCCGGCCGGGGAAATCTTCAGCATGCCGGTCGAACTGTCGAGCGCACCTGAACAATTGCCATCGAGCACCAACGAGGTGAAATTCATCCTCAAGGATGCCGATGACGACAGCGTCCACGTAGAAGCCAAGAGCCGTTTCATCGGCCCACAAAATCGTTGA
- a CDS encoding sulfite exporter TauE/SafE family protein, translated as MLELAPLLVSALILGLLGGGHCLGMCGGLMGALTLAIPKEQRSRRFRLLLAYNLGRILSYATAGLLIGLAGWAVANSPAALFMRVLAGLLLIAMGLYLAGWWSGLTRIESLGRGLWRYIQPVANRLLPVSSLPRALLLGALWGWLPCGLVYSTLLWSASQGNALDSALLMLAFGLGTWPVLLATGLAAERVTALLRKRSVRMAGGLLVILFGIWTLPGPHQHWLMGH; from the coding sequence ATGCTTGAACTGGCGCCGCTGCTGGTGTCTGCGTTGATTCTCGGCCTGCTCGGCGGCGGGCATTGCCTGGGCATGTGCGGTGGTCTGATGGGCGCGCTGACCCTGGCGATTCCCAAGGAACAACGCAGCCGACGCTTTCGATTGCTGCTGGCCTATAACCTCGGGCGGATTCTCAGCTATGCCACGGCGGGATTGCTGATCGGACTGGCGGGATGGGCCGTGGCGAACAGTCCTGCTGCGCTGTTCATGCGCGTGCTTGCGGGTTTGCTGCTGATCGCCATGGGCCTGTATCTGGCAGGCTGGTGGAGCGGCCTGACTCGCATCGAAAGCCTCGGTCGCGGGCTGTGGCGCTACATTCAGCCTGTCGCCAATCGCCTGCTGCCGGTGTCGAGCCTGCCCCGGGCTTTATTGCTCGGCGCACTGTGGGGCTGGCTGCCGTGCGGGCTGGTTTACAGCACGTTGCTGTGGTCGGCCAGTCAGGGCAATGCTCTCGACAGTGCATTGCTGATGCTCGCTTTCGGGCTCGGCACCTGGCCGGTGCTGCTGGCGACCGGCCTCGCGGCCGAGCGGGTCACGGCGCTGTTGCGCAAACGCAGCGTGCGCATGGCCGGCGGTCTGCTGGTGATCCTGTTCGGCATCTGGACTCTGCCGGGCCCGCACCAGCACTGGCTGATGGGCCACTGA